The following are from one region of the Carnobacterium gallinarum DSM 4847 genome:
- a CDS encoding MsnO8 family LLM class oxidoreductase → MRLSVLDQAPVTKGNTPVDALLKAKELALLADELGYYRIWFAEHHGANSFASSAPEILIAYLSSLTKNIRLGTGGTMIMHYSPLKLAETFKTLSALNPGRIDFGAGRAPGGDMNAIYALAESKRPNIRKLYEKLETTLALINDKIPADEIFQPTIAAPAQVALPEAWLLGSSGDSALEAARMGLGYSFAQFFSGSMTKDVLDLYKDRFVPSYFMEKPEINVAYLVTVADSLEEAEFEAGPADLQRLWMMKGQRPEFLTPEEAQNVSLTEIDKMKIQENRKIHLVGTKKMVARQLEQEATYYGFQEAMIVSITHSQEKRLDAYRLLAKELL, encoded by the coding sequence ATGAGATTAAGTGTATTAGATCAAGCACCTGTTACGAAAGGAAATACCCCGGTTGACGCTTTATTAAAAGCAAAGGAACTCGCTTTATTAGCTGATGAATTAGGTTATTATCGAATCTGGTTTGCAGAACACCACGGTGCTAATTCATTTGCCAGCTCTGCTCCAGAAATTCTGATTGCCTATCTTTCTTCTTTAACGAAAAATATCCGTTTAGGGACTGGCGGAACTATGATTATGCATTATTCGCCTTTAAAATTAGCAGAGACTTTTAAAACGTTAAGTGCTTTAAATCCTGGTCGTATTGACTTTGGAGCAGGTCGAGCTCCTGGTGGTGATATGAATGCGATTTATGCATTAGCTGAATCAAAGCGCCCAAATATTCGCAAACTTTATGAAAAATTAGAGACAACGTTAGCTTTAATTAACGATAAGATTCCAGCTGACGAAATTTTTCAACCAACGATTGCAGCTCCTGCTCAAGTTGCATTACCAGAGGCTTGGTTATTAGGCTCTAGTGGCGATAGCGCTTTGGAAGCAGCGCGGATGGGATTAGGTTATTCATTTGCACAGTTCTTCAGTGGTTCGATGACGAAGGACGTTTTAGATTTGTATAAAGATCGCTTTGTTCCTTCGTATTTTATGGAAAAACCCGAAATCAATGTAGCTTATCTAGTTACTGTTGCAGATAGTTTAGAGGAAGCTGAATTTGAAGCGGGTCCAGCAGATTTGCAACGTTTATGGATGATGAAAGGGCAACGACCTGAATTCTTAACGCCTGAGGAAGCACAAAATGTCAGCCTTACGGAAATAGATAAAATGAAGATTCAAGAAAATCGCAAAATTCATTTAGTTGGTACAAAAAAAATGGTCGCTCGTCAGCTAGAACAGGAAGCGACTTATTATGGATTTCAAGAAGCGATGATTGTTAGTATCACTCATAGTCAGGAAAAACGCTTAGATGCGTATCGTTTATTGGCTAAAGAACTGCTTTAA
- a CDS encoding VOC family protein, producing the protein MFSQDQSIYTFLTFPGTAEAALHFYTSLFEDSEILTIGYFKEGQPGEVGKVMNAQFNIKGQAFMAMDMEKKFLTDFSWATSIFVRCEDEAEFDRLFAAFSKGGSVMMGPEPVNGLRKVAWVTDSYGVTWQLVWE; encoded by the coding sequence ATGTTCAGTCAAGATCAATCAATTTATACGTTTTTAACTTTTCCAGGAACTGCGGAAGCAGCACTTCATTTTTATACGTCATTATTTGAAGATTCAGAGATTTTAACGATAGGTTATTTTAAAGAAGGTCAGCCTGGTGAAGTTGGCAAAGTGATGAATGCTCAGTTTAATATAAAAGGTCAAGCCTTTATGGCAATGGATATGGAGAAAAAATTCTTAACTGATTTTAGTTGGGCTACTTCGATTTTTGTTCGTTGTGAAGATGAAGCTGAATTTGATCGATTGTTTGCTGCTTTTTCAAAAGGCGGATCAGTTATGATGGGTCCAGAACCAGTAAATGGTTTACGTAAAGTAGCATGGGTTACTGATTCATATGGAGTTACATGGCAATTAGTCTGGGAATAA
- the mnmE gene encoding tRNA uridine-5-carboxymethylaminomethyl(34) synthesis GTPase MnmE → MSELSLEFDTIAAVSTPPGEGAIGIVRLSGDDALKVADQVYQSGSKSLATVPSHTIHYGHIYDPKSTEVIDEVMVSVMRSPKTFTREDVVEINCHGGITSVNQVLQIVLQNGARLAEPGEFTKRAFLNGRIDLSQAEAVMDLIRAKTDKAMYLALQQLDGNLSSLIRNLRSEILDTLAQVEVNIDYPEYDDVETLTAQLLVEKAYQVKASINQLLQTASQGKILREGLATAIIGRPNVGKSSLLNFLLQEDKAIVTEIAGTTRDIIEEYVNVRGVPLKLVDTAGIRETEDIVEKIGVERSRQALSEADLVLLVFNQNEPLTDEDKLLIEATDENHRIVILNKVDLPNQLDLVALESLVDPESIVKTSILTKSGIDVLEEKIAALFFTGGATGDRDATYVSNVRHIALLHDAEAALDEVISGIEADMPVDLVQIDMTRCWDLLGEITGDSVQDELLTQLFSQFCLGK, encoded by the coding sequence GTGAGTGAATTGTCATTAGAATTTGATACAATTGCCGCCGTATCAACGCCACCAGGTGAAGGGGCAATCGGAATCGTGCGATTATCTGGCGATGATGCATTGAAGGTAGCCGATCAAGTTTATCAATCAGGCTCAAAATCACTAGCAACCGTACCTAGTCATACGATCCATTACGGACATATTTATGATCCAAAATCAACAGAAGTCATTGATGAAGTCATGGTTTCAGTGATGCGTAGTCCAAAAACATTTACCCGAGAAGATGTTGTGGAAATCAACTGTCATGGTGGGATTACATCGGTTAACCAAGTTCTACAAATCGTGCTACAGAATGGTGCTCGTCTAGCTGAGCCGGGTGAATTTACCAAACGTGCTTTTTTAAATGGTCGGATTGACTTATCTCAAGCCGAAGCAGTCATGGATTTGATTCGTGCGAAAACGGATAAAGCGATGTATCTAGCGCTACAGCAATTAGACGGGAATCTTTCAAGTTTGATTCGGAATTTGCGTTCAGAGATTCTAGACACGTTGGCGCAAGTTGAAGTCAATATTGATTATCCTGAATATGATGATGTTGAAACACTGACTGCCCAATTATTGGTAGAAAAAGCGTATCAAGTGAAGGCGAGTATCAATCAGCTTTTACAAACAGCTAGCCAAGGAAAGATTTTGCGAGAAGGTTTGGCAACAGCGATTATTGGTCGTCCAAATGTTGGTAAATCGAGCTTGTTGAACTTTTTATTACAAGAAGATAAAGCAATTGTGACGGAAATTGCCGGAACGACTCGGGATATTATTGAAGAGTATGTGAATGTTCGTGGTGTTCCATTGAAACTAGTTGATACAGCTGGAATCCGAGAAACAGAAGATATTGTTGAGAAGATTGGTGTCGAACGTAGCCGTCAAGCTTTAAGTGAAGCAGATTTAGTTTTGTTAGTCTTTAATCAAAACGAACCTCTAACAGATGAGGATAAATTATTGATTGAAGCGACTGATGAAAATCATCGGATTGTGATTTTGAATAAAGTAGATTTGCCAAATCAATTAGATTTAGTAGCGTTAGAATCTTTAGTTGATCCGGAAAGTATTGTGAAAACATCTATCTTAACGAAATCAGGCATTGATGTATTAGAAGAGAAGATTGCTGCATTATTCTTTACTGGTGGAGCAACAGGCGACCGCGATGCAACTTATGTATCAAATGTACGCCATATTGCGTTGCTTCATGATGCCGAAGCAGCTTTAGATGAGGTCATTAGCGGGATTGAAGCAGATATGCCCGTTGATTTAGTGCAAATTGACATGACCCGTTGTTGGGATTTATTAGGTGAAATTACTGGCGATAGCGTACAAGATGAGTTGCTAACTCAATTGTTTAGCCAATTCTGTTTAGGAAAATAG
- the mnmG gene encoding tRNA uridine-5-carboxymethylaminomethyl(34) synthesis enzyme MnmG: protein MERFEAGTFDVIVVGAGHAGSEAALASARMGQKTLLLTINLDMVAFMPCNPSVGGPAKGVVVREIDALGGEMGRNIDKTYIQMRMLNTGKGPAVRALRAQADKFLYANEMKFTIEKEDNIVLRQGIAEDLIIEDGICKGIVTNTGAVYRSQSVILTAGTSSRGQIIIGELKYSSGPNNSQPSIKLSESLLRNGFELARFKTGTPPRVKASTIDYSVTEEQPGDEAPNHFSYETPDSAYVLNQLPCWLTYTNQKTHDIIQANLHRAPMFTGIVEGVGARYCPSIEDKIVRFSDKPRHQMFLEPEGRNTEEVYVQGLSTSMPEDVQLEMIRSVVGLEKAEMMRTGYAIEYDVVVPYQLRPSLETKLVENLFTAGQMNGTSGYEEAAGQGLMAGINAALKNQGREPFIMKRSEGYIGVMIDDLVTKGTMEPYRLLTSRAEYRLLLRHDNADFRLTEIGREIGLVSEERYETFLAKKAEVETEINRLMKTRLKPTAELQAFLVDVKGASPLKDGILSADFLRRPEMSYAEVVQFAPAEKELAKDVKEQVEIQIKYEGYIQKAIEKVDKMKRMESKRIPERIDYHAIHGLATEARQKLTKIQPETIAQASRISGVNPADISILMVYIEQGKIAKVALESE, encoded by the coding sequence ATGGAACGATTTGAAGCAGGGACATTTGATGTTATCGTTGTTGGGGCAGGCCATGCAGGTTCAGAAGCAGCGCTAGCGAGCGCTCGAATGGGACAAAAAACGTTACTTTTAACAATTAACTTAGATATGGTTGCCTTTATGCCGTGTAATCCATCAGTTGGAGGACCAGCGAAAGGTGTCGTTGTCCGTGAGATTGATGCATTAGGCGGAGAAATGGGACGCAATATTGATAAGACTTATATTCAAATGCGGATGTTAAATACAGGTAAAGGCCCAGCAGTGCGCGCGTTACGTGCCCAAGCAGATAAATTTTTATATGCCAACGAAATGAAATTTACCATTGAAAAAGAAGACAATATCGTGTTACGTCAAGGAATTGCAGAAGATTTAATTATTGAAGATGGAATTTGCAAAGGGATTGTTACGAATACCGGTGCTGTTTATCGCAGTCAATCTGTTATTTTAACAGCAGGAACTTCCTCTCGCGGACAAATTATCATTGGAGAATTGAAGTATTCATCTGGTCCGAATAATTCACAACCTTCAATTAAACTATCTGAAAGTTTATTGCGGAATGGATTTGAACTAGCTCGTTTTAAAACAGGAACACCACCACGAGTGAAAGCTTCAACCATCGATTACAGCGTGACTGAGGAACAACCAGGAGATGAAGCGCCGAATCACTTTAGCTATGAAACGCCTGATAGCGCCTATGTGTTAAATCAACTTCCTTGCTGGTTAACGTATACAAATCAAAAAACCCACGACATTATCCAAGCGAATTTGCATCGTGCGCCGATGTTTACTGGGATTGTTGAAGGGGTAGGCGCTCGTTATTGCCCGTCAATTGAAGACAAAATTGTCCGTTTTAGCGACAAGCCACGTCATCAAATGTTCTTAGAGCCAGAAGGTCGTAATACGGAAGAAGTCTACGTTCAAGGACTTTCAACATCAATGCCAGAAGACGTTCAATTAGAAATGATTCGTTCAGTTGTTGGTTTAGAAAAAGCTGAAATGATGCGGACAGGTTATGCGATTGAATACGATGTAGTCGTACCTTATCAATTGCGTCCATCATTAGAAACCAAGCTTGTTGAGAATCTATTTACAGCTGGTCAAATGAATGGTACTTCTGGTTATGAAGAAGCGGCTGGTCAAGGACTAATGGCTGGAATTAATGCAGCTTTGAAAAATCAAGGCAGAGAACCGTTTATCATGAAGCGTAGTGAAGGATATATTGGGGTGATGATTGATGATTTAGTAACGAAGGGAACAATGGAACCTTACCGTTTGTTAACTTCTCGTGCTGAATATCGGTTATTGTTACGCCATGATAATGCTGATTTCCGCTTAACTGAAATTGGTCGTGAGATCGGCTTAGTGAGTGAAGAACGTTATGAAACATTCTTAGCGAAAAAAGCTGAAGTAGAGACAGAGATCAATCGTTTAATGAAAACACGCTTAAAACCAACTGCAGAATTACAAGCTTTCTTAGTTGATGTGAAAGGTGCCTCTCCATTGAAAGATGGGATTTTATCAGCTGATTTCTTACGTCGCCCAGAAATGAGCTATGCAGAAGTCGTGCAATTTGCTCCAGCAGAAAAGGAATTAGCGAAAGATGTGAAAGAGCAAGTTGAGATTCAAATTAAGTACGAAGGTTATATTCAAAAGGCGATTGAGAAAGTGGATAAAATGAAACGCATGGAGTCAAAACGGATTCCGGAGCGTATCGATTATCACGCAATTCACGGCTTAGCAACCGAAGCACGCCAAAAACTAACTAAAATCCAACCAGAAACAATTGCCCAAGCAAGTCGGATTAGCGGCGTAAATCCCGCCGATATTTCGATTTTGATGGTCTATATTGAACAAGGGAAGATTGCAAAAGTAGCTTTAGAAAGCGAGTAA
- a CDS encoding TIGR04197 family type VII secretion effector, which yields MSTIEVNPVAAHNQATKICQASDKLAISNIVTFSRGTTISGNECAKSTFQKLKQNTYLAQQLLNRDVESIQSVMTAFTRTDEHIKKLLDESLLGSSFKGGAVNGFK from the coding sequence ATGAGTACTATTGAGGTTAATCCAGTTGCTGCACATAATCAGGCAACAAAAATCTGTCAAGCCAGTGATAAGTTAGCTATTTCAAACATAGTAACTTTTTCAAGGGGAACCACTATTTCAGGAAATGAATGTGCTAAAAGTACGTTTCAAAAGTTGAAACAAAATACATATCTAGCACAACAATTATTAAATCGGGATGTAGAGTCGATTCAAAGTGTGATGACAGCTTTTACTCGTACGGATGAACACATTAAAAAATTGCTAGATGAATCACTTTTGGGGTCATCGTTTAAAGGGGGAGCAGTTAATGGATTTAAATGA
- a CDS encoding metallophosphoesterase, protein MKSNENEDSLIIKKKNPFLPLEIKPTLPSELASRLELYPENKRRPINKTLFKNDYFQLTYNVKEGSMTISSQGDIVYSAIPYDTARNYIQRAAIQYLLHPEEVRQYIELHKSNLEQYLVLSIFQVTNKQVAKDSFEVSQAYNAIFQNPLFEIQILGRLMQHDETGPLSANLAGKFLFSENTKTGISGYLSEYLNFVVQLTKSLPIITDGKTIQLLESELQGDLRSDAQLTFESDINLALTLFPKEVKQSIESSIVLANQSLATTNKPLLRSEFGKELSDVRKNYVAHSVNPEKLEPYFENILLTENLNLVNVVSDIHGTGGTFPFINKNFNVLAGDISDSRITNEDISGIYVIGNHELVDVLPDSPDIEDEQWEKWRPFFTNKWFKELVQNPDDSWYLLPIGDHKYYKIVKIEIEKRFPRVKVLNNSSVIHNGIRYIGLTIPVVLVNRKKEQQKFILKSLKKLLNEEYELPTVIVTHAPLFNELSMLSPKSKAYNKDYDCSESKIEKLVADYNIIGAIHGHHHIPASSGRSKVVKFAGKELFVVCSIYSKMNTGFELMSLLNSSLLNNENKGIR, encoded by the coding sequence ATGAAATCGAATGAAAATGAAGATTCTTTAATTATTAAAAAAAAGAACCCTTTTTTGCCATTAGAAATAAAACCTACATTACCGTCAGAACTTGCTAGCCGTTTAGAACTTTATCCAGAAAATAAACGCCGGCCTATCAATAAAACCTTATTTAAAAATGATTATTTTCAATTGACCTATAATGTGAAAGAAGGTTCTATGACGATATCATCCCAGGGTGATATCGTGTATTCAGCGATTCCTTATGATACAGCTAGAAATTATATTCAACGTGCTGCGATTCAGTACTTGCTTCATCCAGAAGAGGTGCGACAATATATCGAATTGCATAAATCTAATTTAGAACAGTATCTTGTATTAAGTATTTTCCAAGTGACGAATAAACAGGTTGCTAAGGACTCATTTGAAGTCAGTCAAGCATATAATGCCATTTTTCAAAATCCGTTATTTGAGATTCAAATTTTAGGACGATTGATGCAACATGACGAAACGGGACCGCTTTCGGCTAATTTAGCAGGTAAGTTTTTGTTTAGCGAAAATACGAAAACAGGCATATCTGGATATCTTTCAGAATACCTCAACTTTGTCGTTCAGCTTACTAAATCTTTGCCAATAATAACTGATGGGAAAACGATCCAATTGTTAGAATCAGAACTACAAGGGGACTTGCGTAGCGATGCACAGTTAACTTTTGAATCAGATATTAATCTAGCTTTGACTTTATTCCCTAAAGAAGTCAAACAAAGTATCGAAAGTTCAATCGTCCTTGCGAACCAATCTCTAGCAACAACGAATAAGCCGCTTTTGCGCTCAGAATTCGGAAAAGAATTGTCAGACGTTCGGAAAAATTATGTTGCACATAGCGTGAATCCTGAAAAATTAGAACCTTATTTTGAAAATATTCTTCTAACAGAGAATCTGAATTTAGTAAATGTTGTTTCGGATATCCATGGAACTGGTGGAACCTTTCCCTTCATTAATAAAAACTTCAATGTGTTAGCTGGCGATATTTCCGATTCTCGTATAACAAATGAAGACATTAGTGGCATTTATGTGATTGGAAATCATGAATTAGTAGATGTGTTGCCAGATAGTCCTGACATAGAAGATGAACAGTGGGAAAAGTGGCGTCCATTTTTCACAAATAAATGGTTTAAAGAACTCGTACAAAATCCAGATGATTCTTGGTATTTGCTGCCTATTGGTGACCATAAGTATTATAAAATCGTAAAAATTGAAATTGAAAAACGATTTCCTAGAGTAAAAGTATTAAATAATAGCAGTGTGATTCATAATGGAATTCGCTATATAGGACTCACGATCCCTGTCGTACTAGTGAATAGGAAGAAAGAACAACAAAAATTTATTCTCAAGTCGTTAAAAAAACTGTTAAATGAAGAGTATGAGCTACCAACAGTGATTGTGACCCACGCGCCGCTATTTAATGAACTTAGTATGCTTTCACCAAAAAGTAAAGCGTACAATAAGGATTATGATTGTTCAGAATCCAAAATCGAAAAATTAGTTGCAGACTATAATATAATTGGAGCAATTCATGGTCACCATCATATACCGGCATCTTCAGGGCGATCCAAAGTTGTAAAATTTGCAGGAAAAGAATTATTTGTGGTTTGTTCAATTTATTCTAAGATGAATACAGGCTTTGAGCTGATGAGTCTACTAAATTCAAGTTTGTTAAATAATGAAAATAAAGGAATACGATAA
- a CDS encoding DUF6483 family protein yields the protein MYKQEDDFIMRQVNQMTRGLRAILGKDRSKLDIEIHKNAEGALLPIHDFLQQLLDKGEIQQAETFLKSIQEQLTNAENEKLAKWLENELFLRKYNL from the coding sequence ATGTATAAACAAGAAGATGATTTTATTATGAGACAAGTAAATCAGATGACTAGAGGACTTAGGGCAATATTGGGCAAAGATCGTAGCAAATTGGATATTGAAATTCATAAAAATGCTGAGGGAGCATTGCTACCAATTCACGATTTTCTACAACAATTACTAGATAAAGGTGAGATTCAACAAGCCGAAACCTTTTTGAAATCAATTCAAGAACAATTAACCAATGCTGAAAATGAAAAATTAGCAAAATGGCTTGAAAATGAGCTGTTTTTACGCAAATATAATTTATAA
- a CDS encoding histidine phosphatase family protein has product MKNKWLKLAVVACGMLVMVGCGNSSSAGDSSDSKNTSSETAKKENGQVTFYIVRHGKTMLNTTDRVQGWSDAVLTPAGEEVVTDAGKGMQDINFTSAYSSDSGRAIQTAQMILDENKDSSKLQIKTDPRFREFNFGSYEGDLNETMWTDIAKSQGKTLEEWTNEGVSPKNFANSVAALDKDRVEDGVNWPAEDYVTIEARLKAGLTEIAEKESKSGDHNVLLVSHGLSISALIDTLFDGFTLPTGGLKNASVSIITYKDGEFTLGEVNDLSYLEKGATESK; this is encoded by the coding sequence ATGAAAAACAAATGGTTAAAGCTAGCTGTAGTAGCTTGCGGAATGTTGGTAATGGTTGGTTGTGGAAACTCAAGTTCAGCTGGAGATAGTTCTGATAGTAAAAACACAAGTTCTGAAACAGCGAAAAAAGAAAATGGTCAGGTGACTTTTTACATCGTTCGTCACGGAAAAACAATGTTAAATACAACTGATCGTGTTCAAGGTTGGTCGGATGCCGTCTTAACACCAGCAGGAGAAGAAGTTGTAACTGATGCTGGAAAAGGAATGCAAGATATTAATTTCACTTCAGCATATAGCAGTGATAGTGGGCGCGCAATTCAAACTGCGCAAATGATTTTGGATGAGAACAAAGACTCTTCTAAATTACAAATCAAAACAGATCCACGTTTCCGTGAATTTAACTTTGGTAGCTATGAAGGTGACTTAAATGAAACAATGTGGACAGATATCGCTAAGAGCCAAGGAAAAACATTAGAAGAATGGACGAATGAAGGCGTTTCACCAAAGAACTTTGCCAATAGTGTTGCCGCTTTAGATAAAGATCGTGTGGAAGATGGCGTTAACTGGCCAGCAGAAGATTATGTAACAATCGAGGCTCGTCTTAAAGCAGGTTTAACTGAAATTGCTGAAAAAGAAAGTAAAAGTGGCGATCATAATGTTTTATTAGTTTCCCACGGCTTAAGTATTAGTGCTTTAATTGACACTTTATTCGATGGCTTCACTTTACCAACTGGTGGGTTGAAAAATGCTAGTGTGTCGATTATCACGTATAAAGATGGTGAATTTACTCTTGGAGAAGTAAATGATTTAAGCTATTTAGAAAAAGGGGCAACAGAAAGTAAATAG
- a CDS encoding helix-turn-helix domain-containing protein yields MNNILGKISLRKLRILQLLMSNENYFSLIEIGFVAGVTKKTVKKTMDILKEDLVVWKEQVDLIYNESQGYRLDINQDFSLNEIKLMYLKNSLVYNILKEILDEKFIDITTFSIENFMSYTAVHNKFSDIKTILKGFDLELASNPSTKLIGEEKQIRYFSYLFFLHSNYSVDWPFQQVAKEDMNEVIKELEKKRDLDLSEKESLRFWLATSVIRIQKGYHISAKATTRPVFIDEDSVGLFEKKLADFFLKYVDLLPTELQNEIYFIYEVFFSFDYHDQNDVTVNSIFIKMPRYQALDYVEITSFWLDTYLGYFKQELNISNYSILYANLLHIHYRMTFLKSGYPALLSLANEEVVSMKMSSFIGDMEDFYQELEKNTKFGYFFENQNKEILFPEYCLILRNLNETLHKKTLNIFMYSVSGKKNSNYLKDKVNRYYRGPIHFVKKLTKEVDLIITDCFFEEMTWYSCEKFIWNVYPTARDLSKLELVLENL; encoded by the coding sequence TTGAACAATATTTTAGGTAAGATTTCTTTAAGGAAATTACGGATTTTACAGCTGTTAATGTCAAATGAAAATTATTTTTCATTAATAGAAATAGGTTTTGTTGCAGGAGTTACTAAAAAAACAGTAAAAAAGACAATGGATATTTTAAAAGAAGATCTAGTTGTTTGGAAAGAGCAAGTTGATTTAATTTACAATGAAAGTCAAGGTTATCGTTTGGACATCAATCAAGACTTTTCACTGAATGAAATTAAATTAATGTATTTAAAAAATTCATTAGTTTACAATATATTAAAAGAAATTTTGGATGAGAAATTTATTGATATTACAACATTTTCAATAGAGAATTTTATGAGTTATACAGCTGTTCACAATAAGTTTAGTGATATTAAAACAATTTTAAAGGGCTTTGATTTAGAATTGGCTTCAAATCCTAGCACAAAATTAATTGGTGAAGAGAAACAGATTCGTTATTTTAGTTATTTATTTTTTCTACATTCTAATTACAGTGTGGATTGGCCTTTTCAACAAGTAGCGAAGGAAGATATGAACGAAGTAATCAAGGAACTAGAGAAAAAGCGCGATTTAGATTTATCTGAAAAAGAGTCTCTAAGATTTTGGCTAGCTACATCTGTGATTAGAATTCAAAAAGGCTATCATATTTCAGCTAAAGCAACGACACGACCAGTATTTATTGATGAAGATAGTGTAGGTTTATTTGAAAAAAAATTAGCTGATTTTTTCTTAAAGTATGTAGACTTACTGCCAACAGAATTACAAAATGAAATTTATTTCATATACGAAGTCTTTTTTAGCTTTGACTATCACGATCAAAACGATGTTACGGTAAACAGTATTTTTATTAAGATGCCTCGTTATCAAGCGTTGGATTATGTTGAAATTACTTCCTTTTGGTTAGATACATATTTAGGCTATTTTAAGCAAGAATTAAATATTAGTAACTATTCAATCTTATACGCTAACCTACTTCATATCCATTACCGTATGACATTTCTAAAAAGTGGATATCCAGCACTATTATCTTTAGCTAATGAAGAAGTGGTGAGTATGAAAATGAGCAGTTTTATTGGGGATATGGAAGATTTTTATCAAGAGCTAGAAAAAAATACGAAATTTGGCTATTTTTTTGAAAATCAAAATAAAGAGATCCTTTTTCCTGAATATTGCTTGATTTTACGAAACTTAAATGAAACCCTCCATAAGAAAACGTTGAATATTTTTATGTATTCGGTTTCTGGTAAGAAGAATAGTAACTATTTAAAAGATAAAGTGAATCGTTACTATAGAGGACCTATTCATTTTGTGAAGAAACTAACTAAAGAAGTTGATTTAATAATAACGGACTGTTTTTTTGAAGAGATGACATGGTATTCTTGTGAAAAATTCATTTGGAATGTTTACCCAACAGCAAGAGATTTGAGTAAATTAGAACTTGTTTTAGAAAACTTATAA
- a CDS encoding signal peptidase I yields MDKNQSEPIKKTRKKRTRPSQAQKDETIVRPKKKRPQSRANSSEKRKSSTKKSSTTDKTSTTVKKNQKTSKNTSSTNTKKRKVVRDGEIQRKNPNRPKPKQSTRKKDSTVRSNKKKVQTKSIPIEAPSKKSQIIGTIWNVIFFTFIFFMLGGATLFAVSNQQNKSFFGYRIYNVLTNSMKKTQENQKGNFVAGDMIVVKVTPASGIKVNDIITFVPGKNADAYLTHRVVEKKEVAKQGTTDGEKVIQLITRGDANNSNDPPITGDLVIGKVQFALPFMGSLMSYIRENVVPVLIFVVAFFLLILVLQQYFTSTKETP; encoded by the coding sequence TTGGATAAGAATCAATCAGAGCCAATAAAAAAGACTAGAAAAAAACGAACGAGACCTTCACAAGCACAAAAAGACGAAACAATAGTAAGACCGAAAAAGAAGAGGCCTCAAAGTAGAGCGAATTCCTCTGAAAAAAGGAAATCGTCTACTAAAAAAAGCTCAACAACAGATAAAACTTCAACAACAGTTAAAAAAAACCAGAAAACTTCTAAAAATACTTCTTCTACTAATACTAAAAAGCGAAAAGTTGTGAGGGACGGAGAAATACAAAGAAAAAATCCGAATAGACCCAAACCCAAGCAATCAACTCGTAAAAAAGATTCAACAGTACGTAGCAACAAAAAGAAAGTACAGACTAAGTCGATACCAATTGAAGCACCTAGTAAAAAAAGTCAGATTATTGGAACGATTTGGAATGTTATTTTCTTTACATTCATCTTTTTCATGTTGGGCGGCGCAACGTTATTCGCTGTCAGTAATCAACAAAATAAATCCTTTTTTGGTTATCGAATTTACAATGTTTTAACGAATTCAATGAAAAAAACTCAAGAAAATCAAAAAGGCAATTTTGTTGCGGGAGATATGATTGTTGTCAAAGTAACACCAGCCAGCGGAATCAAAGTGAATGATATTATTACATTTGTTCCTGGAAAAAATGCAGATGCTTACTTAACTCATAGAGTTGTTGAGAAAAAAGAAGTTGCAAAACAGGGGACGACAGATGGAGAAAAGGTCATCCAATTGATTACCCGAGGAGATGCGAACAACAGCAATGATCCACCTATTACGGGAGATTTAGTTATTGGTAAAGTTCAATTTGCTTTGCCATTTATGGGAAGCTTAATGTCTTATATCCGTGAAAATGTAGTACCCGTTTTAATTTTTGTTGTAGCCTTTTTCTTACTGATTTTAGTACTACAGCAATATTTCACAAGTACAAAAGAAACACCTTAA